A part of Candida albicans SC5314 chromosome 2, complete sequence genomic DNA contains:
- a CDS encoding uncharacterized protein (Protein of unknown function; upregulated in a cyr1 or ras1 null mutant; induced by nitric oxide) produces MFIQDTITRYPYCAVNLSASLLLGVTHFLRRDYNLVLLTAWNLLIVLYTPIQILNLNNSLVCDSQIALTFLTSIVISYSILKEENRKSLFSRYTYVLSFIIILIFVVVIIPDRMMLNSISTIYDRIKFDHIYIVLTLIYVVDAITKFAFTSDFTSILIQGIWTYNSIVIIISMWFIIYSKDTLFSILKIIEQDDSQNTSFVTSFIISSISQLEEDYQLCSQGKTALEMCLKERNTDNLQSYFIILKTMVTNCWSILNLVSFVLIPTLISCIYNRKQLLSNIKQFEAKADSVV; encoded by the coding sequence ATGTTCATACAAGATACTATAACAAGATATCCATACTGTGCAGTGAATCTTTCCGCGTCATTGTTATTAGGGGTAACTCATTTTTTGCGCAGGGATTATAATTTGGTCCTTTTGACAGCTTGGAACTTGCTAATAGTACTATATACACCAATACAgatattaaatttaaataactCACTAGTGTGTGATTCGCAGATTGCATTGACGTTTTTAACTTCAATAGTAATATCCTATAgtattttgaaagaagagAATCGAAAATCATTGTTTAGCAGATATACGTACGTGCTATCatttataatcattttgatttttgttgtgGTCATTATTCCAGATCGCATGAtgttgaattcaatttcaacgATTTACGATAGAATAAAATTTGATCATATCTATATAGTATTAACATTGATTTACGTTGTGGATGCAATAACGAAATTTGCCTTCACGTCAGACTTTACCTCAATATTGATCCAGGGGATATGGACgtataattcaattgttattataATTTCGATGTGGTTTATCATTTACAGCAAGGACACTTTATTTAgcattttgaaaataatagaGCAAGACGATAGTCAGAATACTTCATTTGTGACGTCTTTTATTATATCAAGCATTAGCCAATTGGAAGAGGATTATCAATTGTGTTCACAAGGGAAAACTGCTTTGGAGATGTgtttaaaagaaagaaatacGGATAATTTGCAATCATATTTCATAATCCTTAAAACTATGGTCACAAATTGCTGGAGTATTTTAAATTTAGTTTCATTTGTATTGATCCCAACTTTGATTTCATGTATTTATAACAGAAAACAGCTATTAAGCAATATCAAACAGTTCGAGGCAAAGGCGGATTCTGTAGTGTAA
- the AMO1 gene encoding Amo1p (Putative peroxisomal copper amine oxidase) translates to MERLSQLAIQTTNSSAAPAAPGHPLDPLSPAEIKSVSNIVKSKFPNKSISFNTVTLKEPIKRAYYEWKEKKGPLPSRLAYYVVVADGDSGVHEGFVDIGAQELIEIKHTEGVQPILTPHDLQVTEEIIRNDPEVQRQCELSGVPPNSMHQIYCDAWTIGYDERWGASRRLQQALMYWRSDEDDSQYSHPLDFCPIVDMNAKKVVFIDIPQRRRKVSKHKHSNFHPKHVADKYGSKENPSGYRQEDFPINITQPEGVSFKLDNHVMSWSNFNFHIGFNYREGIVLSDITYNDHGNVRPLFHRISLCEMVVPYGAPDFPHQRKHALDIGEYGAGNMTNPLALGCDCKGVIHYLDGHVVDRSGDAATIRNAICIHEEDDGVLFKHSDFRDDFQTTVTTRGKKLIISQIFTAANYEYCVYWILRQDGTIKLEIRLTGILNTYICADGEDIGPWGTVVYPNVNAHNHQHLFSLRIHPRIDGDNNSAATSDAKPSPFPTGSTQNMYGNAFYCEKTTFKTVKESITNFESATARTWDMYNPSSIHKYSGKPATYKLWSTFCSPLLAQEGSLVKKRAPWAASHTQVVPYVDDKLGYGRLYPSGDHVPQWSGDGLRGMREWIGDGTDKVDNTDILLFHTFGITHFPAPEDFPVMPTEIFDLQLRPRNIHTENPVLDVKPSYARTTSEVKAGAKGVDTCTLNVDKSSRLAFDDGSCCKK, encoded by the coding sequence ATGGAGAGATTATCTCAATTAGCTATTCAAACCACAAACTCAAGTGCTGCTCCTGCTGCTCCCGGGCATCCTTTGGATCCATTATCCCCCGCTGAAATTAAATCAGTTTCCAATATTGTTAAATCCAAATTCCCTAACAAGTCAATCAGCTTTAATACCGTTACTTTGAAAGAACCAATCAAGAGAGCTTACTACGaatggaaagaaaaaaaaggccCATTGCCCTCACGTTTAGCTTattatgttgttgttgcagaTGGTGATTCTGGTGTACATGAAggttttgttgatattggtGCACAAGAACTCATTGAAATCAAGCACACTGAAGGTGTTCAACCTATCTTGACTCCTCATGATTTGCAAGTAACTGAAGAAATCATTAGAAATGACCCAGAAGTTCAAAGGCAATGTGAGTTGAGTGGTGTTCCACCTAATTCAATGCACCAAATCTATTGTGATGCTTGGACTATTGGTTACGATGAAAGATGGGGTGCTTCAAGAAGATTGCAACAAGCATTGATGTACTGGAGATCAGACGAAGATGATTCCCAATACTCACATCCTTTAGATTTCTGtccaattgttgatatgAATGCCAAAAAAGTTGTTTTTATTGATATCCcacaaagaagaagaaaagtttCTAAACACAAACATTCCAACTTCCATCCAAAGCATGTTGCTGATAAATACGGATCTAAGGAAAACCCTTCTGGGTATAGACAGGAAGATTTCCCAATCAACATTACTCAACCAGAAGGTGTTTCATTTAAATTGGACAACCATGTCATGTCTTGGTCAAACTTCAATTTCCATATTGGTTTCAACTACCGTGAAGGTATTGTTTTGAGTGATATTACCTACAATGACCATGGCAACGTAAGACCACTTTTCCACCGTATTTCCCTTTGTGAAATGGTGGTTCCATATGGTGCTCCAGATTTCCCACATCAAAGAAAGCATGCTCTTGATATTGGTGAATACGGTGCGGGTAATATGACTAACCCATTGGCATTGGGTTGTGACTGTAAAGGTGTTATCCATTACTTAGATGGTCATGTTGTGGACAGAAGTGGTGATGCAGCAACCATCAGAAATGCAATCTGTATTCacgaagaagatgatggtGTGTTATTCAAGCATTCAGACTTTAGAGATGATTTCCAAACCACTGTTACCACCAGAggtaaaaaattgataatttctcAAATCTTCACTGCTGCCAATTATGAATACTGTGTTTATTGGATCCTTAGACAAGACGGTACTATCAAATTAGAAATTAGATTGACTGGTATCTTAAACACGTATATCTGTGCTGATGGTGAAGACATTGGTCCATGGGGTACTGTTGTTTATCCAAATGTTAATGCTCATAACCATCAACACTTGTTCTCCTTGAGAATACATCCAAGAATTGATGGGGATAACAACTCGGCTGCTACAAGCGATGCAAAACCTTCTCCATTCCCCACTGGCTCTACTCAAAATATGTATGGTAATGCCTTTTACTGTGAAAAGACTACCTTCAAAACAGTCAAAGAGTCTATTACCAATTTTGAAAGTGCCACTGCCAGAACTTGGGATATGTATAATCCAAGCTCTATTCACAAATATTCAGGCAAGCCTGCAACTTATAAATTATGGTCTACTTTCTGCTCACCATTATTAGCTCAAGAAGGTTCTTTGGTCAAAAAGAGAGCACCATGGGCTGCTAGTCACACTCAAGTTGTGCCATACGTTGACGACAAGCTTGGTTATGGTAGATTATATCCTTCTGGTGATCATGTTCCTCAATGGAGTGGTGATGGATTGAGAGGTATGAGAGAATGGATTGGTGATGGTACAGATAAAGTTGACAACACtgatattttgttgttccaCACTTTTGGTATTACTCATTTCCCTGCTCCAGAAGATTTCCCAGTTATGCCAACGGAAATTTTCGATTTGCAATTAAGACCAAGAAATATTCACACAGAAAACCCAGTTTTGGATGTGAAACCATCATATGCTAGAACCACCTCTGAAGTCAAAGCTGGTGCTAAAGGTGTTGATACTTGTACTTTGAATGTCGACAAATCTTCTAGATTAGCCTTTGATGATGGTTCATGTTGTAAAAAATAA
- a CDS encoding protein-arginine N-methyltransferase (Ortholog(s) have protein-arginine omega-N monomethyltransferase activity and role in peptidyl-arginine methylation) gives MKYIIEHMEEGFSEWVILEYTQIIKDIGKDNLILTSLPPSTTEKDIPKRLLELGLQWTTKECVDIDGGIDKSKVCLLDPAAETDLTPQDKSKFDYFVFGGILGSHPRIDRTGLLREKYGFSGRRLGSLQMTTDTAIRTTQRIIENGVAFEDIKFLDYPEIKYNKYESTEMPFRYVTDNEGNPILPEGMLELIKNDAEQSIDDLLIE, from the coding sequence ATGAAGTACATAATAGAACATATGGAGGAAGGTTTTTCCGAATGGGTGATACTAGAATATACTCAAATTATAAAAGATATAGGTAAAGATAACCTTATTCTCACATCATTACCGCCATCAACAACAGAGAAAGATATTCCTAAGAGACTCCTTGAACTCGGTTTGCAGTGGACAACTAAAGAATGTGTTGACATTGATGGTGGCATAGACAAATCAAAAGTGTGTTTGTTGGATCCAGCTGCAGAAACTGACTTGACTCCACAAgataaatccaaatttgACTACTTTGTTTTTGGAGGAATATTAGGGAGTCATCCAAGAATTGATCGTACAGGACTTTTGCGTGAAAAATATGGGTTCAGCGGCAGAAGATTGGGTAGTTTACAAATGACTACTGATACCGCCATAAGAACTACTCAAAGAATTATCGAAAACGGTGTGGCATTTGAGGATATTAAATTCTTAGATTACCCAGAAATCAAgtataataaatatgaaTCCACAGAAATGCCATTTCGCTACGTTACTGATAATGAGGGAAATCCAATTTTACCAGAGGGAATGTTggaattaattaaaaatgatgCAGAACAAAGCATCGACGATTTGCTTATTGAATAG
- a CDS encoding putative carboxylic ester hydrolase (Ortholog(s) have mitochondrion localization) has protein sequence MKVLLATFSNLSGYTTLRRSWSLQYTFLRLFSISPASRSAKETTTSQTVKHKVRWFYASDVPISKPEWYKYEKVKEPESFIPFSEYDSKQLEREFSKTERNLVEVNEDKLFQVDLKNFELSPIYWDGPIYEVRRGLWFNSDGMPLKAELTKEIEEGFQRLKPYTYESANEEQIKTTKSNKEKISTFNKLKQDTQTEIKIDLDKQKDVIRLSNGELVLYFNKDQAVMFPGDYDSEFQIDVIRYFGPKPVSLLGVNHIQRGYSEELKESFFDKLSKNPLPGISDAFKEDFGSIIGGKKDSNKTNEDEMSDVNELDDINMQKYLESDYDLETSKSKSNREIDHLVFCIHGIGQVLGTKYESVNFTHSINVLRNTMKGVFEQNEEYQKLANSNSEEHDNTNNRIQVLPISWRHRIGFNPQQEFNAQSPSRLPTLSQINVEGISALRDVVGDVVLDVLLFYQPRYLKEIMSTVTSELNRVYKLYLEKNPDFKGKVHILGHSLGSAIAFDILSKQSSSLDGPLKIDKDLAFDVNSLFLVGSPVGMFKLLEEKNIVGRDSKSFVPSQDDTFASPKCVNLYNIFHPCDPVAYRIEPLASPSFGNYKPVDIQFAVKGLNTQFKELSNFGDEISEKISFATKWLTSSKSDETEKTIEERTNKENALGDIIKGVVMSDETDQDQKGLKKKVISGGALSKMTSLNMTGRMDYSLPLGVFDVSLVSAISAHISYFEDENTAGFILKELLANRSTPVEETTVTSK, from the coding sequence ATGAAAGTTCTATTAGCCACCTTCTCAAATCTATCTGGGTATACTACTTTAAGACGTTCATGGAGTCTACAGTATACATTTTTGAGGTTATTTTCCATTTCACCAGCGTCACGTTCTGCTAAAGAAACTACTACACTGCAAACAGTTAAACATAAAGTTCGATGGTTTTATGCGCTGGACGTTCCCATTTCTAAGCCCGAATGGTACAAATACGAGAAAGTCAAAGAGCCAGAATCTTTTATACCATTTTCAGAGTATGATTCAAAGCAACTTGAACGTGAATTCTCAAAAACAGAACGCAATCTTGTGGAAGTAAATGAAGACAAATTGTTTCAAGTTGATTTAAAGAATTTTGAGCTATCACCAATATACTGGGATGGACCAATTTACGAAGTTCGAAGAGGCTTATGGTTTAATTCAGATGGAATGCCCTTGAAGGCAGAATTAACTAAAGAAATCGAAGAAGGGTTTCAGAGATTAAAACCGTACACTTATGAAAGCGCAAATGAAGAACAAATAAAAACGACCAAAAGTAATAAAGAGAAAATCTCCacattcaacaaattgaaacaagaCACGCAAACAGAgataaaaattgatttagatAAGCAAAAGGATGTTATCAGATTGAGTAACGGCGAATTAGTGTTGTACTTTAACAAAGATCAAGCTGTAATGTTTCCCGGAGATTATGATTCTGAATTCCAAATTGATGTAATTCGATATTTTGGACCAAAGCCAGTCTCTTTGTTGGGAGTTAATCATATTCAACGTGGGTATTCAGAAGAACTCAAAGAATCATTTTTTGACAAACTATCTAAAAACCCTCTACCGGGAATATCTGATGCATTTAAAGAAGATTTTGGTTCAATAATTGGAGGCAAAAAGGATTCAAACAAGACCAACGAGGATGAAATGAGTGATGTTAATGAATTGGATGACATAAATATGCAGAAGTATTTGGAGTCTGACTATGATTTAGAaacttcaaaatcaaagtcCAATCGTGAAATTGACCATTTAGTTTTCTGTATTCATGGAATTGGACAAGTTTTGGGAACTAAATATGAATCTGTTAACTTCACGCATAGTATAAATGTGTTGAGGAACACAATGAAGGGTGtttttgaacaaaatgAGGAATACCAAAAGTTGGCAAATTCTAACTCAGAAGAGCACGATAACACTAACAACAGAATTCAGGTCTTACCCATCTCGTGGAGACATCGTATTGGTTTCAATCCTCAACAAGAATTTAATGCTCAACTGCCCTCTAGATTGCCAACATTATCTCAGATAAACGTCGAAGGTATTCTGGCTTTGCGAGATGTTGTCGGTGACGTAGTATTGGATGTTCTATTGTTTTACCAACCTAGGtatttaaaagaaatcatGAGTACAGTAACTTCGGAATTGAATCGTGTGTACAAACTATATCTTGAAAAGAATCCAGATTTTAAAGGGAAGGTTCATATCTTGGGACATTCTTTAGGTTCAGCGATTGCGTTTGATATTTTATCTAAGCAAAGTAGTTCGTTGGACGGGCCActtaaaattgataaagacTTGGCTTTCGATGTTAACAgtttatttcttgttggGTCTCCAGTTGGTATGTTCAAATTGTTGGAAGAGAAGAATATTGTGGGAAGAGACTCCAAAAGTTTTGTACCCTCACAAGATGATACTTTCGCTTCCCCTAAATGTGTGAATTTGTACAACATCTTCCATCCATGCGATCCAGTTGCATATAGAATCGAGCCTTTAGCTTCACCATCATTTGGAAATTATAAACCCGttgatattcaatttgCAGTAAAGGGGCTCAATACTCAATTCAAGGAATTGTCAAATTTTGGAGACGAAATATCAGAAAAGATTTCATTTGCAACAAAATGGTTGACTTCCAGTAAAAGTGatgaaactgaaaaaactattgaagaaagaacaaacaaagaaaatgCTCTCGGTGATATAATTAAGGGGGTTGTAATGTCCGATGAGACTGACCAGGATCAAAAAGggttgaagaaaaaggtTATTCTGGGGGGAGCTTTGTCCAAAATGACAAGCTTAAATATGACTGGAAGAATGGATTATAGCTTGCCTCTTGGGGTATTCGATGTTTCATTAGTATCGGCTATCAGTGCCCATATCTCCTActttgaagatgaaaataCCGCTGGATTTATTCTAAAGGAATTATTGGCTAACAGAAGTACCCCCGTAGAAGAAACTACTGTTACATCAAAGTAG
- a CDS encoding uncharacterized protein (Putative protein of unknown function; Hap43p-repressed gene) — MNLELTTFSSRNMAETSSDNDSIDSANGFQFPPHNSWKSRIKHFFYLMWNGPSEPRDEPAPQIVSLEFLENIPDKFKERLSSRYRKALFIFYILFWFGLCYNILVPYFTVPPHISTDPNMHIYTLSCASSPEFWKGKNGACGLNGQLCPEIINTDNQKNIENDVLIRCPALCDRSSWTYSLIPIGDQRIKYRGYYIGGGDKVTKEIDDNQITNPYRADSYPCGAGVHAGVISPFWGGCARMSYESGEQSYFKASKGYYGVSDSIEFSSFFKFSFIFKNLKLGEKVSFDQCYDPRLSILLINIILGIPVVYLSSGSVAYWTISVVGFWTICLATDPPVDVNPNRATDFPRLLSVAMERFLPSCCVLFVLWHVSAKRTLFDLPLNSDTKVSYVSRVILWYPLFWLGVLNNMTFDRLPVDRLTISDLKEQSGAILAVGSIILTITACAFIQAYKIWLSGRFKKYLFVYSLFIIGLVFLAQLPGLTLRVHHYILAMLLIPGCATRGRTALMFQGILLGLFLSGAAKWGLAAIVETADSLRRDDPRGNIIPPILTGYNDTTGTLEWTNIPPQLELTKIKSKLYEKYSSISLLVNDIERFVGDKAKRINLKELLTSSDDLTEEIKRALVDGMKDENGDISIYLRIGRKIPNTHHYSDFSNAAILKWPSGQLKLPLPGIT; from the coding sequence ATGAATTTGGAACTAACAACATTCTCCTCACGTAACATGGCGGAAACATCTTCTGATAATGATTCGATTGATTCAGCAAACGGGTTTCAATTTCCACCACACAACTCTTGGAAGTCAAGAATAAAACACTTTTTTTACTTGATGTGGAATGGTCCCTCAGAACCAAGAGATGAGCCGGCTCCACAAATAGTCTCTTTAGAATTTTTAGAGAATATCCCAGATAAGTTCAAAGAAAGATTATCGTCACGATATCGAAAAGCcttattcattttttatatattattttggtTTGGGTTATGCTACAATATACTAGTACCATATTTTACAGTACCTCCACATATATCAACTGATCCCAACATGCATATCTATACATTATCTTGCGCATCACTGCCAGAGTTTTGGAAAGGGAAAAACGGCGCTTGTGGATTGAATGGGCAGTTATGCCCAGAGATTATAAACACGGACAATCAAAagaatattgaaaatgatgtCTTGATAAGGTGCCCTGCCTTGTGTGACCGCTCAAGCTGGACATATTCTTTAATACCAATAGGAGATCAAAGAATCAAGTATCGTGGATATTATATTGGGGGTGGAGACAAAGTCACCAAGGAAATAGATGATAACCAGATTACAAATCCTTACCGAGCCGACTCCTATCCATGTGGTGCTGGGGTTCACGCAGGTGTCATATCACCATTTTGGGGAGGCTGTGCAAGAATGTCCTATGAAAGTGGAGAACAATCGTATTTTAAAGCAAGCAAAGGTTATTATGGAGTAAGTGATTCAATCGAGTTTTCCTCGTTTTTCAAGTtctcttttatttttaaaaatttaaagcTTGGTGAAAAAGTTTCATTTGACCAATGCTACGATCCTAGGTTgtcaattttattgatCAATATTATTCTAGGAATTCCTGTTGTTTATCTTTCTAGTGGATCTGTGGCTTATTGGACAATAAGTGTCGTAGGCTTTTGGACTATATGTTTGGCAACTGATCCGCCAGTAGATGTTAACCCTAATAGGGCTACAGACTTTCCTCGCTTGTTATCGGTGGCGATGGAAAGATTCTTACCATCATGTTGTGTATTATTTGTGTTATGGCATGTTTCTGCAAAACGCactttatttgatttaccCTTAAATTCTGATACCAAAGTATCTTACGTGAGTAGAGTCATATTATGGTATCCACTATTTTGGCTTGGCGTACTTAACAACATGACATTTGATAGGTTACCAGTGGACAGGCTAACTATAAGTGATTTGAAAGAGCAATCAGGTGCAATATTGGCTGTTGGGTCGATAATTCTTACCATTACCGCATGTGCTTTTATTCAAGCATATAAGATTTGGTTATCAGGAAGATTCAAGAAGTACTTGTTTGTTTACTCGTTGTTCATTATTGGATTGGTGTTTTTGGCACAACTACCTGGATTGACTTTACGTGTACATCACTACATATTAGCAATGCTATTGATTCCTGGATGTGCAACTCGTGGAAGAACTGCTTTAATGTTCCAAGGAATATTACTAGgactttttctttctggTGCCGCTAAATGGGGGTTGGCGGCTATTGTTGAGACAGCAGACTCTTTGCGACGTGATGACCCTAGAGGAAATATTATTCCTCCGATCTTGACTGGATACAACGATACTACAGGTACGTTGGAATGGACCAACATACCACCACAACTCGAACTAACAAAAATCAAGTCGAAATTGTATGAAAAATACAGCTCTATATCCCTTTTGGTTAATGACATTGAAAGATTTGTAGGTGATAAAGCGAAGCGCATCAATTTAAAGGAGTTGCTTACAAGTTCCGATGATTTAACTGAAGAGATTAAACGGGCATTGGTTGACGGTATGAAAGATGAAAATGGCGACATACTGATATACTTGAGAATTGGTCGCAAAATTCCAAACACACATCATTATAGTGATTTCTCCAACGCAGCTATATTGAAATGGCCAAGCGGTCAATTAAAATTACCTCTTCCTGGAATAACATAG
- the RNR1 gene encoding ribonucleotide-diphosphate reductase subunit (Ribonucleotide reductase large subunit; induced in low iron; transposon mutation affects filamentous growth; farnesol upregulated in biofilm; regulated by cell cycle, tyrosol, cell density; regulated by Sef1, Sfu1, and Hap43): MYVYKRDGRKEPVRFDKITARVQRLCYGLNPNHVEPVAITQKVISGVYQGVTTIELDNLAAEIAATMTTIHPDYAVLAARIAVSNLHKQTTKQYSKVSKDLYEYINPKTGLHSPMISKETYDIIMEHEDELNSAIVYDRDFNYNYFGFKTLERSYLLRINGKVAERPQHLIMRVAVGIHGNDIPRVIETYNLMSQRFFTHGSPCLFNAGTPRPQMSSCFLLAMKDDSIEGIYDTLKSCALISKSAGGIGLHIHNIRSTGAYIAGTNGTSNGIIPMVRVFNNTARYVDQGGNKRPGAFALYLEPWHSDIFDFIDIRKNHGKEEIRARDLFPALWIPDLFMKRVEQNGDWTLFSPNEAPGLADVYGDEFEELYTKYEKENRGRQTIKAQKLWYAILGAQTETGTPFMLYKDSCNNKSNQKNLGIIKSSNLCCEIVEYSAPDEVAVCNLASIALPSFVENDEKSTWYNFDKLHQVTKVVTRNLNRVIDRNHYPVPEAERSNMRHRPIALGVQGLADAFMELRLPFDSQEARELNIQIFETIYHAAVEASIELAKEEGAYETYPGSPASQGLLQFDLWNRKPTELWDWDTLKQDLAKHGMRNSLLVAPMPTASTSQILGNNECFEPYTSNIYSRRVLAGEFQIVNPYLLKDLVDLGVWNDAMKSSIIANNGSIQALPNIPDEIKALYKTVWEISQKHIIDMAADRAAFIDQSQSLNIHIKDPTMGKLTSMHFYGWKKGLKTGMYYLRTQAASAAIQFTIDQKIAETAGHTVANLDKLNIKKYVNKGRVESENTSDAPYKSPSTEPTSLESSVADLKIKDEGEKPAEDKTIEELENDIYSAKVIACAIDNPESCTMCSG; the protein is encoded by the coding sequence ATGTATGTTTATAAGAGAGATGGCCGTAAAGAGCCAGTACGTTTCGACAAAATCACTGCCAGAGTTCAAAGATTATGTTACGGTTTGAATCCAAACCACGTTGAACCAGTTGCTATTACCCAAAAAGTTATATCAGGTGTTTACCAGGGGGTTACTACTATTGAGTTAGACAACTTGGCTGCAGAAATTGCTGCTACAATGACAACAATTCACCCAGATTACGCTGTCTTAGCCGCTAGAATTGCCGTATCAAATTTACATAAGCAAACCACCAAACAGTATTCCAAAGTGTCTAAGGATTTATATGAATACATTAATCCTAAGACTGGGTTACACTCTCCTATGATTTCCAAGGAAACCTACGACATCATTATGGAACACGAAGATGAATTAAACTCAGCCATTGTTTACGACAGAGATTTTAACTACAATTATTTTGGGTTCAAGACTTTGGAAAGATCATATTTGTTACGTATCAACGGTAAGGTTGCTGAAAGACCACAACATTTGATCATGAGGGTTGCTGTCGGTATTCACGGTAATGATATACCAAGGGTCATTGAAACCTATAACTTGATGTCTCAAAGATTCTTCACCCATGGTTCTCCTTGTTTATTTAACGCTGGTACACCAAGACCACAAATGTCCTCATGTTTCTTGCTTGCTATGAAGGATGATTCTATTGAAGGTATTTACGACACTTTGAAATCGTGTGCTTTGATCTCAAAAAGTGCTGGAGGAATCGGTTTACACATCCACAACATTCGTTCTACCGGTGCTTACATTGCTGGTACCAATGGTACTTCTAATGGTATTATTCCAATGGTAAGAGTATTCAATAACACTGCACGTTATGTCGACCAAGGTGGTAACAAGAGACCTGGTGCCTTTGCCTTGTACTTAGAACCATGGCACAGCGacatttttgatttcattgatATTAGAAAGAATCACGgtaaagaagaaatcagAGCCAGAGATTTGTTCCCAGCTTTGTGGATTCCAGATTTGTTCATGAAAAGAGTTGAACAAAATGGTGACTGGACTTTATTCTCACCAAATGAGGCCCCAGGCTTGGCTGATGTTTATGGTGACGAATTCGAAGAATTATACACCAAAtacgaaaaagaaaaccgTGGTAGACAGACCATCAAAGCTCAAAAATTGTGGTATGCTATTTTGGGAGCCCAAACTGAAACAGGTACCCCATTTATGTTATATAAAGATTCATGTAACAACAAATCCAACCAAAAGAACTTGGGTATTATCAAATCTTCCAACTTGTGTtgtgaaattgttgaatattcTGCTCCAGATGAAGTTGCTGTTTGTAACTTGGCTTCCATTGCCTTGCCatcatttgttgaaaatgatgaaaaaagTACTTGGTACAACTTTGACAAATTACATCAGGTCACTAAGGTTGTCACCCGTAACTTGAACAGAGTTATTGACCGTAACCATTACCCAGTCCCAGAAGCTGAAAGATCAAACATGAGACACAGACCAATTGCTTTGGGTGTTCAAGGTTTGGCTGATGCCTTTATGGAATTGAGATTACCATTTGACTCTCAAGAAGCTAGAGAATTGaacattcaaatttttgagACTATCTACCATGCTGCTGTTGAAgcttcaattgaattggctaaagaagaaggtgCCTACGAAACCTATCCAGGTTCTCCAGCCTCTCAAGGTTTAttacaatttgatttgtggAACAGAAAACCAACTGAATTATGGGATTGGGATACATTAAAACAAGATTTGGCCAAACATGGTATGAGAAACTCCTTGTTGGTTGCACCAATGCCTACTGCTTCCACATCACAAATTTTGGGTAACAATGAATGTTTTGAACCATACACTTCTAACATTTACTCTAGAAGAGTATTAGCTGGAGAATTCCAAATTGTCAATCCATATTTATTGAAGGACTTGGTTGATTTGGGTGTCTGGAACGACGCTATGAAAAGTAGTATTATTGCTAACAATGGTTCTATCCAAGCCTTACCAAACATCCCTGATGAAATCAAGGCATTGTACAAAACTGTCTGGGAAATCTCACAAAAACATATTATCGACATGGCTGCTGATAGAGCAGCATTTATTGATCAATCTCAATCATTAAACATTCACATCAAAGATCCAACAATGGGTAAATTAACCAGTATGCACTTCTACGGTTGGAAGAAAGGTTTAAAGACTGGTATGTACTACTTAAGAACACAAGCTGCCAGTGCTGCTATTCAATTTACCATTGATCAAAAGATTGCTGAGACTGCCGGTCATACGGTTGCAAACTTGGACAAATTAAACATTAAGAAATATGTTAACAAAGGAAGAGTTGAGAGTGAGAATACCAGTGATGCTCCATACAAGTCACCATCAACCGAACCAACCTCATTAGAAAGTTCAGTTgctgatttgaaaataaaagatGAAGGTGAAAAGCCAGCTGAAGACAAAACCATTGAAGAACTCGAAAATGACATTTATAGTGCCAAAGTTATCGCATGTGCTATTGATAATCCAGAATCTTGTACAATGTGTTCTGGTTAG